The nucleotide window CGCCTACTTTAATAACCATAATTGAGTTATAGAACTCCTGCATATAAGGCAAGGCTTCAATGAGCACATTCTCTCTTTTTAGTTCCATGATGTAGGAATCAGAAAATCTATTTTTAAACTTATCGTTAAAGATTCTGATGAGAGCTAGATGATAATATTTAAAATAAGGGCAAGGTTATTAATTTTGAGAAAGCATTGGAAATAAGCCAGCCCGGATTGTATTAAAATTAAAGACCAGTCCAGGCTAATCCCTTATCTGGATATTAAAGAAAAAGAAAGAACCCTATTTTCAGGGCATATGAAAGAAATTATGTTTGTCAGATTTATTCGATTTATTCGATCTTTTCTATTTTTTCTTTCTTGACAAAAGGTTTGCTGATTTTCTCAGGCATCCAGTCAGGCCTATTTTTAGGGGCTTCGACAAGTTCCTTCCATGCCTTGAAAACGTGCACCTTCTTTGTCCCGCGTTCTCTGAGGCGGATAGTATCCGGATTGGATTTAGTCCCGGTGCCCCGGTTTGCAGCTTTTAAGGCAGCCTGCCGAGGCTGTTTTCCTGTGAAAACGCCGTGCTCATTGCCTTCTTCGTCTCGTAAAACAAAATTTCTTGTGTTGGACATAAAGGTCACCTCGCAAATGAATTGCTAGACACTGATTACGTTTTAAAGTATATAAAATCTTTCTTCAGGATGTTGCCTGTAGTTATTGGTTTATGCGAAATTGGCTTAAATTTACGAGGAATATATAAACTAAATTTTCCAATAGTGTTGGTAAAATGGGAAATATTTAAATAATTATATCTTGTTAGAAATGCAGTCCACAATATTTTTCAGGAAACGATTCTTGGGCGATTCTGAAACTTAGGTTCT belongs to Methanosarcina barkeri 3 and includes:
- a CDS encoding non-histone chromosomal MC1 family protein, giving the protein MSNTRNFVLRDEEGNEHGVFTGKQPRQAALKAANRGTGTKSNPDTIRLRERGTKKVHVFKAWKELVEAPKNRPDWMPEKISKPFVKKEKIEKIE